The DNA region TGTTCAGATAAGGTGTGGGAGAATAGATAGGGCTTACGGTATGCTCGGAGCGAGCAAAAGGAATGAACTTGAGAACTGAAGGTCCCTTTGTTGGTAGCACCTTGCATACAGATTTAGTATCTGGGGACTAATATCAGTGTCCAAACAGATCTCTATGGATGGATGGCGCATAGGGGGAGAGCTGCCAaacattataaattaaaataaacagctTGAATTGTGCCCAAATATAAACTAGTAGACCATGCAAGTGACTGAGAACAGGTGATACATTTGTGTTGCCATTAGTCAACCGCTAGATTTTGCActagctgaagttttcagatagCTTACAATCAATCAGAAGGcaaacattgtttgtttgttttcctccttATTCGAAGGGCCTGATTGTTCAAACACTTACTACCAAGTATTCTATATTaattgataattttttttaatctagaccCTTCATTTTGATGTTGTTGAAGAGCTTCATTCAAGATTTCAGACTCTGACCTCTGACATAAACAGAACTGGAGCTTTTTATCTGTTGAAGCTTGCCAATCGACTTTATGGAGAGAAGACCTACGTTTTTTTAGCAGTGAGTTCATGTGATAGAATTCCTGTAGAATTTTTCAAAACTCAGTCATCAGTTACTTCCCATTTCTGTTTGGGCCTGGTCCTGCCcctcttgaagtcagtggcaaaactcccactggaacAGGATTTATATAAAACTTTAATACAATTTGGAATTAATTTAGTAAACTGCATAACTGCCATGTTATTGATTGATTCCAAGCAGAATAACTTAATTATTTGTATATTTATGAGGTAAAAAATTTGAGGTCAGTTGAAGGACCCACAAGACAAACCATTTTTGGCTACAAATTTAGTACCCCGCTTTGGGAAGTAGCAGTCTGATATCCATTTGTGCTTCTGGTTCTCAAACTGATAAATCTGTAAATAtgggggagagattttcaaaggcacaagtggcagttaggtgcctaactgccattgattttcaatggggATTGTGCTGCTATGTCACtgaggtatttttgaaaatcccactcgcTAATTTTATCAGTTGTACACCACCTGATGTACTTTAAAACCAACATATCTTCCATAGGTGAAATTTTCCCCTTTGCAGAGAGCCTACTTGAGGTCTGATGGCCACTTATGTCCCACGTACAATCTCAGTGGGATTTCAGTAGTGCTTAGGCTTGTATGTGCCTGTTGCACCGGGGTGAACGTCACCCAATTTAAAAAGTCTAACACTGAAACATCAGTAATAAGCAATCAGTTCATATTCATGCATAATGGGAGCATTGAAATATTAGTGTTCACCTGTATCtgtcagaaacaaaaataataaaatgcaagaTCAGTTCACCCGGCGCTTGAGATAGACAGATTCTTTAGCTGACCTAAGTAAGTATTGTTTCACTAGGCTttaaataggcttggcagaatttaatttttattttataatgttgACGGAtaatatttttaagcattttatcctttatatttatctatttaaatttctagtgggaaattatgggggggtTCTAACAATGGGCAGGTCAGACAGTAATGATTTAATAGCAatagagattcaaaaagttaagctatataatagttaaaacacaaattgtcaacatcatatgtcaatATAGAAATCAAagatccttaaatcaaactctggaaagcagcatttttcttactgtgcctctctgtaaatttcaattattctTGATGGAAATGTCTTTTCATCAGTTTATATATGTAGGATGAATAGGTGTTTACCAACATGTACTGAAAAAAGTCTAATCCTTCCAGACATAGCTATAAAGATATTCTCTTTGTGCAATGAAAGCTGTTCCTTCTGACTATGTATTCTAGGACTTCTTGACTAAGACTCAGAAATTATATGGAGCTGATTTAGCTACGGTTGATTTTCTACTTGCTTCAGATGAAGCAAGGAAAGAAATTAACCAGTGGATAGCAGAGCAGACTGAAGGTAAGAGATTTTGGTTAGTTAAATAAAGGGCGTCTTTGTGTGGCTACTCATTAGGAATATGTCCTCATTTTCTGCTACCATTAGAATTGTTCCATATTGTTATGGAATATCCAATAATATGGCTGGTAAAACCAGAAAATGCATGAACACCGTTTTTATGGCAGCTAGATAACTCAAAAGAAATGTGCATTTTCATAGGTTAAGGCCAACAATTGCCgaaataggtgcctaaatatggatttaggagcctaagtttaggcatctggttttgaaaatcttgctcttATTACAGATTTCTAAATCATGTAGTCCTAAATTTTGGGTGCCAAACTACAGGTACCCTAAAGAAACCCTATGCCAGATAGCATATGCTCACCACTTTCTGAACATCAGGCCCCTTTAGGTTGTCTTGAGTTGAGCACCCCAAAATtgaagcatttctgaaaatttaggccatAAGGGTTTACACTTTTGTGAAGTTATCATAATAGTCCATATATAATACACAGCATAATGTAATACAATACAAGAGGATGGTGGTTAAATATATTATATTTGTATCGGGGGGAAAAATCAGAAATCTTTTCTTAAATTAAgacagcagatttttttaaaggtagataTGTATAGTGTAAAATAATGTTGtaatgattttttatttcttttaagatAAAATCCCCAACCTGTTGTCTGAGGGCTCAGTTAATAATATGACCAAACTAGTGTTGGTGAATGCTATTTATTTCAAAGGAAATTGGGCTGGGAAATTTAAAGAAGCAAACACGAAACCAATGCCATTTCGGTTAAATAAGGTAATGTAGATGCATGCTGTTATCTTTTTGCTTGTAGAATATCTATAAAGGGATGCTCTCAGGTAATTTAGGCCCCAAATTAAAGTttttataaattttttaaaattacaaaccaAATATGAATAGAAACATTTTCAcgttctggttttttttttttaatttattcaaacagttttttgtttggatataaaccaggggttctcaaactggagggtGTGACCCCTAacggggtcacaaagttattacatgggggatcacgagctgtcagcctccatccccaaatcccgctttgcctccagcatttataatagtgttaaatacaaaaaaagtgtttttaatttataaggggggggtcacactcataggtttgctatgtgaaaggggtttcCTATgtgaaagtttgagaaacactgacataAACATTTTCCTGAAATCAGTGGGCTAGATTCTGTGTTTCTCTGCTCgttcattttctgcagaaatagAAGAGTGGAGGAAAATATGGCATGTAGTACATTTTGCCCCTCCAATACTCTGTCTCGGGACCTGTTTTCCCCAAATATAATTTAGCATAGCTTTAAATTATGCTTTTAATGCCTCCCTGGAAGCAGTTATGCTAGCTGAGCATAACTGAATCACCCTGTACTTGGCCAAGGCTTCTTTCCTTGCCATATATGCCCCTTATGCCAGTGACTGTGGGAGGAACCATGCTAGGGTTGCTAATTTTGCTTGGACATGTTCCTGCAGGTTtcctcacatgacataatctttaattaaagatgaattcctggagattccagacAGTCCTGGAGGGTTCGCAACCCTAGACCATGCAGAGCAATCTATTAGTTCTACAGTGCCTAGGGATAGCTTTTACACTGGGGATATTTCTCACAGGCCATTAATATAGTTTGTGGCCCCTCTTGCTATTGGAGGAGCGTAAAGGAACTAGAATTGAATGAAGAATCTGGGCTAGTTTCTACAGTCGAAGAAGGAAGCGTGATGCTAGGCAAGAGAAACCAAAAGCAAAACTGAACATAATAATATGCTAATAATTCTTAGTATTTACATAGCACCGGGTCTTCAAAGAATTGTTAATAAATCAAGCATTAGTGAATCTGACCTGTGAGTATTTTCATTGCCATGTGGGCAGAGGGAGTATATCATACAGTGAAAagaaatttagattttaaaattcagttttaatcTAAGGTATTGTTAATAACATATGTAaggaaatctgatttttttaattgtaatttaaaaaaatttctttatttttttgtaaaccaTCCAGAATGAAAGAAAGACAGTGCAAATGATGTATCAGAAAGAGAACTATCCTTTTGGGTACATCTCTGAACTGAAATGTCGTGTGCTAGAGCTTCCCTATGAAAGAAAAGAACTTAGCATGATCATCTTGTTACCTGATGACATTGATGATAACTCCACTGGACTCCAGCAGGTGATTTATACAAACCAGTCTCAGTTTCTGCTTGGATGGCATTTCACAGTTTTCATGTAATATAGAACCTTGTTTTCAGTCTGCCTCTCACCCACTCAAAAGCCCACAAATTGAAACTTTTAACGTTACGCCTTCGCCTGTTCATCCTAccaacaaaacagaaaagaattaATAACAAAAGGGGAAAATCCTGCTGTTTCCAGTTATCACCGTCCTCTGATAGTCCTTAAGTACTTTCATGGTTATTTATTTTAGAAGTGTAGTAGGAGTTTACTAATCAAATAAAACGTTGGGCCAGTTTCCAG from Chelonoidis abingdonii isolate Lonesome George chromosome 2, CheloAbing_2.0, whole genome shotgun sequence includes:
- the LOC116832023 gene encoding leukocyte elastase inhibitor-like — encoded protein: MEKLSNANTHFALDLFRKLNETNPTGNIFFSPVSISAALAMVLLGAKGNTETQLLKTLHFDVVEELHSRFQTLTSDINRTGAFYLLKLANRLYGEKTYVFLADFLTKTQKLYGADLATVDFLLASDEARKEINQWIAEQTEDKIPNLLSEGSVNNMTKLVLVNAIYFKGNWAGKFKEANTKPMPFRLNKNERKTVQMMYQKENYPFGYISELKCRVLELPYERKELSMIILLPDDIDDNSTGLQQLEKQITVEKLQEWTQPQNMHPIDVHVHLPKFKLEDSYDLKSDLSGLGLQDIFDSGKADLSGMSGARDLFLSKIVHKSFIEVNEEGTEAAAATGGIAMFCMLMEEDFKADHPFLFFIRHNPTQSILFFGRYVSP